In the genome of Ziziphus jujuba cultivar Dongzao chromosome 10, ASM3175591v1, the window atatatatatatatatatttacatacatgAATATGTAGTTGAATTGATCGATACTTGAAATGTGGTTACTTGAGAAAGACTTGGACCACCAACTCATGTGCTACATCTAATCTGCTCACAGAAATTATCATATGGGTTCTAACTTTATACTTACCTAAcattagagagagagattggTGCATGtgagtaaaaattaaataaagagcaAAACTAGTTGTTTCTCTTGTAAACATTAatgtattattcaaaatatggATATTTTAAGGATGAACAAAAAGGAAATCTGGTATTTATGTATTGTTCGTGCATGTTATGACATTATATTTACcatgtattttcaatttttgtttgtttgttttattttgaatgtgTGAATGTGATTTACAGctatattaaatattacatgGTCACTAATATTTCATCATATATAGTTGGtgattatatatactttttgttGTTGAACAAGGGTGTGTTATAAAAGAATCTGAACAAGCAGAGaagacaatttaaaaaattttattgcaCAAAGCATtgtttactttatatatatatatatatatatatattatgtaaaatGAATTCTATTGTGTGATATTTGTaagtttttaacttttgaatACACATTCATGATAAATTTTCTTCAGAAGAAATTATCAATCTCCttctaaaaaaaattgtcatataTGGATATCTATAACTTCTtaacattcaaatattcacatgaTAGAAGAATCTTATGtaaatttgcatatatatatatatatatatatataaaataaaattttctattaggTGATGTAGAGCTGGACGTCAATATATATCATTAGAAGATGTGTAAATATATTTACACATTTATAAACCTTTTCACATCTGAATAGGCACGTTGCCATCCATTTTATATTGACCTACGACACTCAAATAGAataaaattctctctctctctctctctctctctctctctctctagctatccatatatatatatatatatatgaattgtaCTGTTAATGATATCGAGATCTATAGGATAACAAGAGCAAATGGGGGTTTAGTCGTGGAAAGATTGAAGTAATAGGTCCTcaatattttatgtcaattaggGTGTTTTTGACATGGATCTCCGTTGATCAACGCAAGTTATGTAGAACTTTTCAAGAGAAAACAGAATATCAACTAAACAAAAGAACAATAAGTTTCaagtaacaaaataaatatctttaaaaaattaaaaataattgttgATGTTTAATAAGTCAAAGGCATCCATTGAAGAAAGCCAAGTAGTAAAACTTTTTCTTGGTCAATGATTCCCATTTTAAATTCCTggctcaaatatatatatatatatatatatatatatatatatatatatatatatatatatatatatatataacaaaaaataaaataaaataaacaaaacaaaacaaacgaAGGGACACCGGCCTGTTGGATTTTTACTGTGgactataatatttttctagCCGTGCTGGCAAAGACACCTAAAAAAATTAGTACACAAGCTATGTACGTATCACATAAtttctgtttatatatatttccatatataaaaatatatacaatttttcctttttcaataaaattgcaCCAATGATACATTCACAATCCTCAATTATAAGTTTTAACCAACCCCCTCCACCAAaaaaccccttttttttaattttatggaaatacAATAATTTCTACCTTTTAGGAAGACCTGTTTCAAATTCATAAGCTCatgatttgggttttagaaactTATCACTAAATTAACCTTACTTCGCACCCCGCATAAGGAGTGGAATATTTAAAGCTTAGTTGGAAGGTTTTATACTTTTCATGAGAAATCAAAAGAACATTGGAATATTTTagagaacttaaaaaaaaacctaatagaaaggaatttttttaaaatagtccaTCTAAATATCTAATAGATATTACTAgagaattcaaaaaaaatttcatttttttttttttttactttacaaTGGATTTTATCTCTATTTAATACGTATACAGTatgtcttttattattatatgttatatgatacatgagataaaaaagaagaaatagcaagatagtttgtatatattaataaaagaaataaagatgtGGAAAACAAGATAGTTTGTgtatattaataaaagaaataaagatgtGGAAAACAAGACCCAGATTcctaaaataaactaaaacttTAACAAGATGTataccatatatacatatctataacATTATAAATCCTTGTGATGCAAACCAACTCTTTTATACAAAGGGGTTGGACTTCATTAGTAAGACATTCAAAAATCCAAGTAATAGCAGTACATTACGTCCTATAGGtcactttcttttattatttttctcgtttttttctcaattttaagaattaattaagatgaccatttgacttttaaataccccagacaatttaaaaatagcgaataagaaagaaataatacatacaaaagtttttaaattaatatctaACATTTTGTAAATAAATCCGGTGTCTCTAGTTTTACTGTTTCATTTGCTATTTGAAGTGGAAATACAAAAATTACAACATTCCACAATAGAAAAATATCATTTGCACAATGAATCTTCCTTTCCTGTTTCCATAAAGAATCCACAACTGCTGAAAGAAACTGACccagaaaaaccaaaaaataaaaaataaaaaatcatatacacTACGGAAGCTCTCCCAACCACATGAAAGATGTCCATATATAGACATTTCCAATTACTAATCAGATACATTGttcaaaaatctaaaattacaacAACAAACAGATTCTCTTGTTCCTCAAATGTACACAAATATCTCTGTAAGACCTATAAATCCTAAGTAGACGTTCCTTCGTGTTGGAAATCAGGCTCATAGTCCAACCCATTTCACCCATCTGAAAACCCGACTAATTCTGAAGGGCAACCCATAATCCTTAGCAATGGCAGGCTCCCTCCTTGCAACCTCAGGATTAGACCACACATACACCCCACGTTCTCCGCGACTGCCTGGTACAGTATTGTCCAGAATAACAGCCACAAGAAATGCAACCACCATGTGTAACGAAAGTAGTGTATTCAACACATAGTTCAACTGAAAAGAAAACATTGTTGCTATTAGTCTTAAACCTACCGTCCTAGCACCCTAACAAGTTTCATCTATGAGATAGGTTTCATCTATTAGTCTTAAACCTACTGTCCTAGCACCCTAACAAGTTTCATCTATGAGATAGGTTTCATCTATTAGTCTTAAACCTACTGTCCTAGCACCCTAACAAGTTTCATCTATGAGATAGGTTTCAGGGCGCAATATAGTGAGGAGAAAGTGGGGTGACATTGTGGATTTCACCATGTTTGATTagcagataataataataataattaacccaTAAATTTCACTTGAACCATACTAAGAacaaaaaaggaagagagaagaggggcttatttttaattagttgaatCTAAATATGGGCAACATAGTTTTCTGCTCCCTACAGTTAAATTATATTCATCATCAAATTAAGGTTGCTTAAAAACTTACCCCTCCATAACTACTACGGAATGGTCCATGAGAAGCCACAATGTATGGCTGAAAATAACTAGGAACAGACAAGTTGGAGTTCGGAGAGATGCCATATTGTTGAAAGTAGGCGGGAACAGAAAGTGAGAAGAACAGAGATAACCCAACTATAATAATATTCCGAGAGCTTCCAGCCTCACTGTATCGTAAATTCGAAAGGCCTAATGCTGCAAGCATTGCCCACATAAAACAAAGGAGAGCAGCAACCATTACTTCAGGTATTGATGCAATAAAGCCTCCAACTTTGCCTGCGTATATAGTAGAAACATTAAAATAGTACAAGAAAATTTGTGGTGTAAGATAAACACGGTGCCCTAAATTCTATATAACCCTAGATCTCTGAGTTGCCCATGTGGTAGTGTTGTCGTCTACGGTGATGCATAAAATTAACTCTCTTCAACATCCCACACTCCCAATACTAAAAAGACAGCACCCAATTTCACCAGTATCATGTCATCCTTCCACAAATTTTCAATTGTCGAACTCCTCCATTACGCTGATTTTCATGCAAATAAAGCCACTTCAGTATAAACCTAGTTACACTAAACAGCCCTCTAGGGGAGGCTACCAATTGTATCCCCTATAAGATTTCACCAAAACTACTCATGTCTTTATTCTCCAGGACCCCATCTTCCTAAGTATCTACACAGTTAGGCTCAACTGTTCACTGGTAAAGAAACCATTTGATGGAAGACAAATATCAAGGTTTGACTTTCAACATTACCCAACCAAAGAGAAGAATATCAACgacaacaataattttaaaaataatatgttacAATCAATATCGACAATGTCAGATTATGAATGAAAAACGAATTCCATGCTTTAGCAGTAACAGTCTCTcatcaataaaatttgaaaatagaagCTTAATGAACACTTACCAACAAGAGATAATACTATGAAAATGCATGCACCTAATTCAACTGCTCTGCGGCTTCCCATTTTAGTCACAGCAATGGTATGCACATTTTCTGTCAAAGTTGTAGACCCTGTCCCTGTTCCCCACAGACCAGCCAAGACACTTGAAAGACCTTCCAGACCAATCCCTCGACTAAGAACACCTGGGGTTGGAGGTCTGGATGCCACCAATAATGAAGATGCATGATATGAGCCAACCTAGAGGttcaaatacaaaacaaaagcaaaacgaAGTAACCAAACAAGTTAGCAGGACACATCAAATAAGCATCTTCACACAACAACGtgaataactaaaaaataaaaggaagaatACCAGTATTAACAACAAATGTTTACAGTTTTAGGTGAATTTATTCCTTAGACCACTACAATTTCAGGAGAGAAATCATAAGGTAAACAACATATAAAATAAGTCGAAATCCAAAACCATTTTTGAACAACACACAATGTTAATGATTAATTTTACCTGCCTATGGATTAATAACATTAGCTGAAGTAAGGCAAAAGAGCAAAGAGATCCGTAGGAGTAACCTCTACATATCAATAATCTAGGGGTttctaagaaataaataataaaataaaccaggTATTTCCAAGATAACAATTAAGACTCCAATACCAAAATTGTTCACTAAAATTAGAGAAATTCCATTACACAGGTTGTTTTGATTCTCACAATTCGCATTAAGAACACTACATAAGttattacaatttattatttcaaaatgctCATCgaatattaaaaaagttatcgTGAATTCTGTGGGTATCATTAAAAGAGAaactagaaaagaaaatataaagaaaaaaagaatattatgaaAAGTATGCTTTATGACAAATGAGAGGAAACTAACCGAATCAACTGATGCTATTATGGACACCACGCACATAACAATGGCCATTTTCCAGGTGAAGACTGGAGTACCCCATTGCAATGGATATGGAAACCTAAACCATGGGGAAGATTTTAATGCATGAGAAGTATCAACTCGACAGTGCTTCATCCTCGAAACATGCTTTCTGCAATGTTCAGATATTATATTTGAGGCAGGTACATGTATATCACAACCTTTGTAGCTATACGCTCCAGCTTCAGTCAACAAAAAAGCAGCTGCCCATGTGATTGCCAAACCCAATGGAACCTAACAATTAGGTAGAACCACAACATCAATCTCACAGAATAAATTGCAACAAGTTTCCTAATATATGAAAGAAACCAATATGGGCAAACAGATTGGATACAGGGTACATTATAACTCAGTAGATTTTAACTCACCGCATATATTAGAAACACACGATGACCAAAAATAGATATCTTACGGAGGTACTGCAGAAAGTAAGGTAACAATGAGTAAGAAGCTTTGGCAATATTCTGCTtaccaagaaaaataatattcaacAGACATGATAACCTAAGAAAATTATTGCAAAGAACCAAAAACTCCCATGAAAAAGGAAATCTTGCATAGCTTCACTTTACTTACAAGAGAAAAAGTAACAACTAATAATATCTGCACTGCCCCAATCTCAAGACAGGTACCAACTAGTGGGAAACCATAACTGTAAAAAGAAAGTCCAACAGCAGCAATCGTTGGTGATACAACAACTGGATTGATCAACctgaaaaggaaaggaaaatgaaTGATGTTGAGTTATTGGCTGGGGTGGATAAAATTCCTGGTATTCAATCAACTAGccaatatagaaaataaatcttCATACTTCACTAACAAAATCTAGGGTGCTATGTGTAAACAGAAGTAAAAGGGTTACATGCTATTATGTAGTAACACATTAATTCAGAAGAGACAATAATCAGGTAGCATTCACTTGAAATGTTAAAGCTTCTTTTTTCAATAACTATACATTAAAACCAACCAATCCACAGCCAATAACTAAATCAACTCTCTATACCTACTTTATTTATAAAtgcattgaaaataataaaataggaaagGCCTCTAGATGGATAAGAAATTAGTACATCATACATTAGTCCAAATTTTGGCTTATTGTTTCAGCTACATGACGACTTGAGCTCTTTAGGTGCAGAATAACttcaagaaagaaaaggaagataTACCAAATCAGTCACTCACAAAAGAAAAGTATTGAATCACCCACCCATAAGACGACGTAAAATCAGTCAGCCATATATTCTTGTGTTTGAAAATGAAATCTGATTCCCATAAAGGGTGCTAGACCATCAAGAGATGCATATACATCCTAAACCACCAGACacttttacaaaaattaaacaaatccaCCATTGTAAGCATATCTATaatatataaccaaatatatgaaACCATTACGCACCATAAATATTCTTTGATGAGTTTTCCTTCTCATTTGAGCTCATTCAGTAAAATGATATATTggtgacaaaataaataatcaaatgataAGTGTAGCTTCCAGTAGTAACAATGCGAATAAACAAGGCTACCAACACCTATCCAAGACATGCAATGTCCTACCAGTGACGTCACAAGCTTAAGATAAGACCAGCATTACACAGGAGAATATTAATCAGCAGATCAACAATGCTAATGCAATAAATATTAGACAAGGAAGGTTGGATAGATGCCCAATCATACCTCGAAATAAGTGACATCAATCCACTATATCCCAGTATTGCTTGAAAAGCTGAACCTATGATTATAGCCCCCTGTAGCTCCTTCATGATATGCTTGAAATTCTGCCAAGGTaagaaatttaacaaataattaatgaaactcAATTGATAAACAGAGTTGGAGGAGTTAATGGTtgttatatgaaattaaaatagACTATTAAAGAACAGTTGCTACCATCActtctcatatttttaatagCACTATCAATACAAATCACAATAACTTAAATGGATTATCTTTAATAACAGTGGCTAGCATAATTTTTCAGATTCTTCCAAAAACTATAAAGTAGGCTACATAAACAACAGTGAGAGAATCCTAAACAGAAGAGTTTAGTATACCTAAAGCCAGCATTTTCATTGAGGTACTCAATTACATATTTAACTATCTTGTAAATTCATCTACAATGGTAGAATTTCAATAGCGTTAAGGTGCACAGTCAACTGTTTAAAATGATTGAACTATGCCAAGGataaatagaaaacataatTGTATATCAGACCAAGCAAAAGCACAAGAGTAGAAACATACATTTCCATTGAGCCCTCGAAATTCTGGGGAATTGATTATCGCTAATGCAGGTGCTAGGTAAATGAATGATGGACCCTGTATCAATGGTAACCTTGACCCAAAAGATGTATGCAAAAGCGTGGTCACTCCGGACACAAACAGCACCGTTGACAGCACATTTGCTGTATCTTCCTACATCCACCAAATTATGTCAGATCAATCTATCCAATGTATCCATGGTATATTTCAAATTAAaccatataatctaaatattacatatccatatatatatatatatatatatatatatatatatatatatatatatacataatatatataattgtatttatatttatataattgtaaGAATTGTATGACTCACATGAGTACCGCCCATTGCGGGAACTATGACAAGCGGAATGAGGATTAACGAACCCAACATTGATAGATAGTGCTGGAACCCATATAGACCAATTGGAACTGAAATTTCGTATAACCAAACACGCCGTTTATTAAATCAcatcaaaataatcaaatatttaaaaaaaaaaaaatcatgcatTTGTTAAGACAGTTtgtgtctttttttctttgaataaaCAAGTAGATGTCTTATTATCACTAATAGACGATTaaaccttcaaaaaaaaaaaaatcagcaattaacataatctatttttaaatatcaataaaacaaaGGACATTTACGTttttataacttaaaaaaaaaatagaaaaaaaaaaaagtaaactatTTTTGAAATGTTAATACGATCAAATTGAAAAGGCTCTTTCAATTTAAAGTAAAGATCACTCTCTTATCAGTAAAAAAGTGAAGTAAAAGAACTCACCGAGTCCAGGCGTGTCTCTGAGCTCATACTTCATATGCGAGTGCCTATTCACAAGCCCATCATCGTCAACATTCTGCGGCAAAACATCAACAACCTCTTCGTTCCTCACCGGCCGCCGCGACTGTGGTGGCGGGTCAGCCGGCAACGCCGATGCCGGAGCCTGACCGTTAGCACCGTGTCCCGAACTCTTCGGGACTCCATCCGAGTCCCTCCTCTTCTTCACAGACTGATCCTTATCCGAAGGCTGCGGCGGAGGCGGCAGAGCCTTCTCACCCTCCGGCTCACCATTCACCGCCGGCACCTGTCTAACCCTTCCGGCTTCAAGATCCGGCTGTGCATCCGGCTCCCTTTGCCTCGGCGGCAAGGATATCTGCCCTGAATCGCTAGCATTAGTCTCTCCGGAGAACTTGGGCCTGAAACCCGTCCGCTTGGCCCAAGATGAAGCCGGCATTGCGGAACCCTCCGGCGCTGGCGGCCATGGTCCGGGACGTGGACGGGTCTTGGGGTCGGAGTTTGACATGTGGCGGTGAACTAGTAGTGGTGCATAGCTTGGAAAGAAAGGAGGTGCAGATCTGGAAATTGTGAGAAAGATTGGACCTTTAagcaaaaatggaagaaaagctGGGGGGAAAAGAATGGCGTTTTGAAGGTAGGGTTTGAGTAGAACCTAGAGAGTCAGAGAAAGAGAGTTACAGATATGAGAAGAAAACAgccttagagagagaaagtaggAAGTGTCAGAAGCGAGTGAGAAAAAGAAATGCCAAAAAACAGACAACTAGGATAATGGTGTTGATGAAGCTTAAAAGTCCCTTTAAAACCgcgtttgtttttgttttgttttttttttttttaaaaaaatcttttattatcattatttctttctatgtttttttataaccaaaaaaaagggaTTTATGGATTTGTATCTTTTTGCCCGAAATACAAGCACGATGCAGTGAACGCGAACATTGAGTGGATATTGAGTTTGTCTATATGTTGTTTATCACGGGTAATTCGCTATTATGGTAAATTAATCTAAATCATATTatactatttatgttttttattttttaagcttcATTTAATTTATGGTATCTGAGTAAATAATCGTTAATGGATTGAAATCGGATGTATGTAGCATCGAGTATTCTTCTCTTTTTAGAAGATTAGGAGATTCTGTAGTAATTATacataaaagatatatatatgcGTACACATATgtagttttgatttattaaacaatgttaaatgttaaaaataacatcttaattaattgataaaaatatttttaaaaaaataatgatatataattaaatttttgacaTGCTTACTATATTTATAGTT includes:
- the LOC107410288 gene encoding nucleobase-ascorbate transporter 12 isoform X1, giving the protein MSNSDPKTRPRPGPWPPAPEGSAMPASSWAKRTGFRPKFSGETNASDSGQISLPPRQREPDAQPDLEAGRVRQVPAVNGEPEGEKALPPPPQPSDKDQSVKKRRDSDGVPKSSGHGANGQAPASALPADPPPQSRRPVRNEEVVDVLPQNVDDDGLVNRHSHMKYELRDTPGLVPIGLYGFQHYLSMLGSLILIPLVIVPAMGGTHEDTANVLSTVLFVSGVTTLLHTSFGSRLPLIQGPSFIYLAPALAIINSPEFRGLNGNNFKHIMKELQGAIIIGSAFQAILGYSGLMSLISRLINPVVVSPTIAAVGLSFYSYGFPLVGTCLEIGAVQILLVVTFSLNIAKASYSLLPYFLQYLRKISIFGHRVFLIYAVPLGLAITWAAAFLLTEAGAYSYKGCDIHVPASNIISEHCRKHVSRMKHCRVDTSHALKSSPWFRFPYPLQWGTPVFTWKMAIVMCVVSIIASVDSVGSYHASSLLVASRPPTPGVLSRGIGLEGLSSVLAGLWGTGTGSTTLTENVHTIAVTKMGSRRAVELGACIFIVLSLVGKVGGFIASIPEVMVAALLCFMWAMLAALGLSNLRYSEAGSSRNIIIVGLSLFFSLSVPAYFQQYGISPNSNLSVPSYFQPYIVASHGPFRSSYGGLNYVLNTLLSLHMVVAFLVAVILDNTVPGSRGERGVYVWSNPEVARREPAIAKDYGLPFRISRVFRWVKWVGL
- the LOC107410288 gene encoding nucleobase-ascorbate transporter 12 isoform X2; its protein translation is MSNSDPKTRPRPGPWPPAPEGSAMPASSWAKRTGFRPKFSGETNASDSGQISLPPRQREPDAQPDLEAGRVRQVPAVNGEPEGEKALPPPPQPSDKDQSVKKRRDSDGVPKSSGHGANGQAPASALPADPPPQSRRPVRNEEVVDVLPQNVDDDGLVNRHSHMKYELRDTPGLVPIGLYGFQHYLSMLGSLILIPLVIVPAMGGTHEDTANVLSTVLFVSGVTTLLHTSFGSRLPLIQGPSFIYLAPALAIINSPEFRGLNGNNFKHIMKELQGAIIIGSAFQAILGYSGLMSLISRLINPVVVSPTIAAVGLSFYSYGFPLVGTCLEIGAVQILLVVTFSLYLRKISIFGHRVFLIYAVPLGLAITWAAAFLLTEAGAYSYKGCDIHVPASNIISEHCRKHVSRMKHCRVDTSHALKSSPWFRFPYPLQWGTPVFTWKMAIVMCVVSIIASVDSVGSYHASSLLVASRPPTPGVLSRGIGLEGLSSVLAGLWGTGTGSTTLTENVHTIAVTKMGSRRAVELGACIFIVLSLVGKVGGFIASIPEVMVAALLCFMWAMLAALGLSNLRYSEAGSSRNIIIVGLSLFFSLSVPAYFQQYGISPNSNLSVPSYFQPYIVASHGPFRSSYGGLNYVLNTLLSLHMVVAFLVAVILDNTVPGSRGERGVYVWSNPEVARREPAIAKDYGLPFRISRVFRWVKWVGL